In a single window of the Manis javanica isolate MJ-LG chromosome 16, MJ_LKY, whole genome shotgun sequence genome:
- the LOC108404361 gene encoding glutathione S-transferase A1-like, which translates to MGKPTLHYFNGRGRMECIRWLLAAAGVEFEEKYIETPEDLDKLKNDGSLMFQQVPMVEIDGMKLVQTRAILNYIATKHNLYGKDIKERAFIDMYAEGIADLNEMIMLLPICPPNEKDAKIAQIKEKTTNRYLLVFENVLKSHGQDYLVGNRLSKADVHLVELLYYVEEFDPSLLVGFPLLKALKSRISNLPTVKKFLQPGGQRKPPLDEKTLEKLKKVFRMN; encoded by the exons ATGGGGAAGCCCACGCTTCACTACTTCAATGGACGAGGCCGAATGGAGTGCATCCGGTGGCTCCTGGCTGCGGCGGGAGTAGAG TTCGAAGAGAAATATATTGAAACTCCAGAAGACCTTGACAAGTTAAAAAATG atgGGAGTTTGATGTTCCAGCAAGTGCCAATGGTCGAAATTGATGGAATGAAGCTGGTACAGACCAGAGCCATTCTCAACTACATTGCCACCAAACACAACCTCTATGGGAAGGACATAAAGGAGAGAGCCTT CATTGATATGTATGCAGAAGGTATAGCAGATTTAAATGAAATGATCATGCTTTTGCCAATATGTCCACCGAATGAAAAAGATGCCAAGATTGCCCAGATCAAAGAGAAAACAACAAATCGCTATCTCCTTGTGTTTGAAAAT GTGTTAAAGAGCCACGGACAAGACTACCTTGTGGGCAACAGGCTGAGCAAGGCTGACGTGCACCTGGTTGAACTTCTCTACTACGTGGAAGAGTTTGACCCCAGCCTCCTGGTCGGCTTCCCACTGCTGAAG GCCCTGAAAAGCAGAATCAGCAATCTCCCTACTGTGAAGAAGTTCCTGCAGCCTGGCGGGCAGAGGAAGCCTCCCTTGGATGAGAaaactttagagaaattaaagaaggtttTCAGGATGAATTAA